GCTACTGTACATGATAATTCTTAGTAATCATGTAGTATGAAAAAAGGCATTTGGTACATTGCCAGCctctgatatatatttatatcagtcTAACTACTGTGAATATTAATAGCTGTTTGCAAGTAATATTAACCTCCTCCACCAACCTCTATCCTTGTATGTAGACAGAGACAAAATTAATTTCCGTCTACAtgcttattttattcatattatattattattttttgactgCCTTCCCTTCTTGCTTTTGTGAAACGTTTTCACTTTTAATCTTTTCTAATTACCTAATTGGATTTTAATTGCTTGGTTTTGACTTGTCTCGTTGTCTTGACTtgcatttttaaacagttttaaaccAGAGTCAGGATGCAGCATGAGACAATCTATGTTGTGATTTGAAAGATTTGAGTGTATGTTGCTGGTGGCAAAGAAAACCATCCCTCATATTAAGGAGGATGTGGATATGTGCCTCACTCCATTGCAGGTGTCCGCCTGACTGGTGTGTAAACAATTTAACACAAGATGTCCACAAGACCGTTgtagggtgtttttttttacttcctttcAAGTGCTGGATGTGACTCATTAGTAGGCAACTAGACTATGcctttttttggtgttgttcCTTACCTTTGATCAAAATAGCATTTTGATTAACGTTGATTAGAATTTGTATTCCTTTTCGTCTAAAGATccaataagataagatagactttaatgatacCACACTATGATCATTGTGGGCCTTTACCTGTGTTCCTTGGGTCTGTAACCTAAACAGGCCTTTCTTCAGGCTTGGCCTTGTAGGAAATGTATCTGGTTGGTATGTAAATAGTGAACATTTGTAAATAGTTTGTTGCACATTGGTGTATTGGGCTTATGGGCTACATTGTCTCCTCACAGGGTGTCCTAAAAAGTTGCCTCGTACAATTGGGATATGCAGTGTATTGGACAGATAGTCTTGAGATGATAAAGAATGTATGGTTACATTGTTTTAAAGGTAAATTGCAGAGTGTGACCAGGCAAGTATCCATGAGTGGAGAAATCTCTCTCACTAAGCAGataaatattacaataaaataaaataactaaaagtACTCATGTAGTATTTGATTTCAGAGTAGCTTGGCTTAGTTAAATTTAGGGTATTCTGAGGTGCTTTGATATCTAAGTTCCCACTCCCCTCTGGTATATATCACATTTCTGGACTCCTCCAGAATAATTTCAAATATGAAGCATATAAGTAATATTCACAGAAAAAATTGAAGCAAGTGAAGAAACTGAGTTAACAGATATTAAACAGATatcaaataaagaataaaatgtctAAAAGCACTCACATAGTATCTGAGCTCAGAGTAGTTTTTCTCTGATAACTCGAGGATGTTTGTAACTGCTTGGATATCTACAAGTTCCCACTCCCCTCTGGTGTAAATCACATTTCGGGAATCTTCCAGGACCTCTGCAGCCGTGTTGATTTGAACGAGCCTTACATCTTGAgctgaaataaagtttgaggGAATGTTGTtcatattagattagatttggTGTGTTGCTTGTGGTCTTTGGTAGTGGAGctaaaaacatacattcaaGTGACTTTTTATTGCACTCCAAGTGCAAACCTGCCATAATTGTAATGACACTCAATGTGAGATAAACTcagttctgttgttgtgtttctgggTGGGCTTACCATAGTGTAGATATGGTCCGAAGGTTAGAGTGCAGTTTTGGACATCGAAGGGGAAAGTGTAGATATTAAATCGGCAGGCGCTGACTACTCTGACTGGCTTACCATCATGTGCATGACCTTTACTGTCTAGGTAGACATAGAAAGTTTTGGGAGATTCATCCTCATCCATGCTGGAAGAGAATAGAACAATTTAATTGCACAGACATACTTTGCAAGGGTGTTCTGACTCTTTTTCTGTGACTACTAACTGACCACCAAAATCACCACCATAAATCATAGACCAACACATAGCCAAAACAGCTACTGCATAAAGCTGCCCAAAAACAAACTTACAACTGTGAGATGTAGATGTCTGGGATCCAAAGCTCTTTCCGAGGGACAGAGACTCTTGCAGTTCCACATAACTTCTCATCCCAGCTTAGTCCGTCTATAGGCCACACctattttaaagatattttttggccttttccaagctttatttttgacagagacagctgaagagtgacaggaatgtggggagaaagagagatggggaacaacatgcagcaaagggccacaggtcggattcgaacccagGGCTGCTGCTcagccttcatacatggggctGATGCTTCTctctaacaactgagctaatgGACACCCCGCCACACCTATTTTAAACAGAACAATACCAAAGTGATGTGAAACTTTGAAAATGTCAGTGCCATACCATTGGACCATTGTTATCTTTGTCCTTGTTTGTGtagtttgttctttgtttttattattgtccaTATTGTGCATACATCTATTCATCAGGTCTCTATGTTGCTCTATGTGGGAGAGGAAttcctcctctgttgctcttcctgaggttcCTTTCATTTTGCccatgttaaagtttttttgttacagtttttcCTTATCTAAATTGTGGGTCTGAGGATGGAGGGTGTGCTATGCTGTACATATTGCAAAGTCTCTGGACCTGGAGGcaaatactttaatttaaagGAGAAATTGCCACCACCAGACATAATTCGGCCGGCAGCTTAAATTAAGTCAGTGACCATGTGCGTCAAGCGGCATAGAGCTGACTCACTCACTAGAGCTGGCTgtaagtcagacacagaaatgaccAAGGGAATTCAGTCAATTTTTAAAACTAAGccaccctgtgcagactcctaatcgtaaaaacagacaaaagagaaactattTAACTATGTAACCTACTTACTAATGATAGAAGCTcgtaaaccaaaaaaaaaaaaaaaaaaaagagagagaccaaagcaagagcaagttaacaaagtctggcaaaACTTGCTTCTAAAATGCCTCTGGTGGCATTAAAAGCCTTgtggagaatggaccaaaacagtgtaGCTGTTGCCGTCATCATGAGACATCCAGGGGTAAGCCTGTATATGTGTGCATTGTGCTCTGGCACAGCAGAGCCCAATCTTAACTTAGAAGTCTGATGTTCCCCAGGGGTCCCTTTACATGCTGCCAGCTTTACATTGTCTTCTGATGACTCAGAGCCTATAGATGCCcttttaaactgcattttagACATCATTAAAACTCTGTCAACAAGTAAAAACCTTTGATTCAGATCTTAGTTTTAAACCCCATATAAGAAACATAACTAAGAATGCTTTTTAAGAACATTGTCAGCATGCAAATGTTTCTCCCTCAAGCCAACACAGAGACAGTAATGCATGATTTTGTTACCAGCTGGATCGAATATTGTAATGCTCTACTTTCTGGTCTCCCTAAGAAAAATATAGCTGTTTCActgtgtaaagcactttgttctacattttgtttgtatgaaaagcCTTTTACAAATACAGTCTGACTGAGTCCAAGAAGCTGAGAAGTGTTGAGAAATGGATTTATGCATTGTTAGATGACAAAATGTAGAATAATGACAGTCTTATCTTTTAgcatggaaaaataaaagataccAAAATACTCcatgtacattttgtacatatataatCACAATTAGACACTGTAACAACATAGACAACCAGATAGACACATTACAGAATCAATTCGTGCTTTGTTAGTGCCCTGAAAACTTACCATGATTTGCCATATCAGTATTGTCAAGGTCTGTTCTTTTTCATTCTAGGGATAAGACATATTTATGATATTAATGATAAATACAATCCACTTCTAAAATTCACAGTATACTTGCAGTATGATGTTGTGTGACTCACCACTCCTATAATTCCCGCCACCCTCATAGTCAGGGATACATTCAGTGTATCTGAAAATCTTTTTACAGGTCGCAGTAGTTTTTTAGTAAATACTTCCTTCTTAAGTGCATCAAGCAAGGATTCAGGAGTTGGGCTGGTGCAGTTTAATGCTGCAACAAAACCTGAGATCAGAAAAAGAATCATGAGATAACCCAATtttccaaaaccaaaaagtGTGTCTACAGACGGTATAGTTTTTGCATATGATGtacttctctctgcttcttttgcTTCAGTGACTTATTGGTTACATAATTTGGTGTGTGTAAATCAGTTTATTCTTCAAACTTTACATCCTTTCTGCTGCTTTGTCACAAACAAGTTTATCAACGTCTCATGACAATATTTATGAATATGCTCTTGTTAAAGTCATATTTAGTCACACATGtagaatgtgttttaaaaaaaggcaacagTCATTCTAATACTAAACTTTACTCACacgtatttaaaaaaaaatcatacagtaTCTATTCTCTTGTCCTATTTATCTATGAATATGAagcaagaaaagacaaacatttcactgtatTATTTggtgtttagtttttttgtgtgttttcttacaaGTAATCTTGAAGGTTGTTAAAGCATTATGTGTTTCAAACAGCTGGTTatctttcagctttttacaAATCATATTCCcttttcattttgctttttgtatAGTCAAAATTGTTTGTTCCTTACCGTGAAGCAgtgaaaaacagatgaagatgaGCCAAactttctttatctctttcaTCTTGATCGTATCTCAGCAACCACTTTCATAACTTGATCCTCACACCTGAGTTAGTTGCACGCATCGTCTTGTTTGTCACAACACTGTTGCGAAATGTAAGTAAAACTAGTCAAACAAGTTGTCTGTAAGCTGTTTCTGACGTTCACATgtaaattctgtttatttttgcagctAGGAAAAAttgtcaacacacacagcagcataaaCAAACCTGAATCAGTACTTATATTTGTATCAGAATACATTTATGTACGATGGTGAAAACCTACAGGTGACACATGAAATGCTCTCCACTATATAATCAGCTGTTTGAGCAACTTTTCAGtagaaaatgttaaatacagTTATGTTACATCTGCCACTGTCATATctctgtgtgcagtgttttgtttatttaaatacaggtgtgtggCCGCTGCCTGATTGGTCCCCTCTGCCCAGAGGCACGTTTGACAGCACGTCATCGAGGTGTGCCTGGAAGGCCCGGATTAGAGCGGCAACTTCTCCCAACCGACCACTCCGCGGGAACCAATcgtttaaattcatttaaacaGGAGTCACCGAAGCATCAAGgcagcttgtttttcttgtgtgtgagCTTGTCTAGTTGCCATCAAATTGTAAATGTTAACTATGGTTTACTTGCTTATTGATCATGGAGGTTATGTTTGTTTCTTAGTTTAGtggtgttttgatgtgtttttctgttattaagtattagattagatagtgagttttttttctcgttttgtttcatttagaaAGAATAGGCTCTGGTTTAGAGTagtctttttgttatatttatttgttgttttgaacaGCATCAGCATGTGCCCTTGTCCTTGCTCCCTTGCTACCTCACACAGATATTTATTAATTGAAAGGTTAAGACAATTTGatcttttaattaataaatatctGTGTTTAAAACCACAACacctgttttttatgttacttccccCTTCCCCTTGTGCGAGGTCTTAACATAAAGAGACCTGCAAGATGATCGTAACTGTAttctattttaatttgaacaaTTCAGGAACAGTTTGTATCTTCTTTTGTGATTGAGTGCTCCATGTTTCAGTAGTACAGTCATTGgcaaggttgtgtgtgtgtgtgtgtgtcacatttaaaatatatttagtatataatataaagaaagtaaaaaagaaagaaagaaaaaagaagaaaagacaaacatttcattgtaaTCAAGTTTAATTATGTTTAGTTATTTTGGGATTATTTGTGTTACAAATAATCTTGAAGTTTTTCCATTGTGCTAATCTTGTATATTGTCAAAATTCttatgcagagaaaaacagatgaagataacacaacaacataactttaactctgtcattttgtccatGTCTGAACAACCACTACCACAACTTGACCCCCCCACCACTCTGAGTACGCGTTTGTCTATATAGCAGTGTTGCAAAATTTAAGTAAAACTAGTCAAACAAGGTGTCAGCTGACCTCTTCCCATtttatatatgtctatatatagtCTGTTTTACTTTTGCAAATAttgtaaacacagagaagcaTGCAAAAAGACCGAAtccatacatacagtatattagcaTCAGAAAAAAGTTTATATTCCTATATAAGTCTATAAAATAAGGAAGAACTTTTCTGTGGAAAATGTTGCTCTGCTGTGCACTCTTATTCAGTCATTTGTCTGAATGTAATCAGTTATAAATATGAAAAGACATGCATGATGATCCTTAATgtattacatgtttacatgtataTCTTATATACCTATATTTGTTGCTTGTTGAAAAGttagcaaaaataataaataaatacataaataaataaataaataaataaataaataaatacaaattataaATGACTGGCActgaagatattttaaaaagaaaatggggTATAACTCAATGTAAAGATTTTACAAATCACAAATTGCCTGTGCTTAGTAATAAACATTCACACGTTCCACTGTTCACGTCGGCACACcaagtgtcatttttttcagtgGTTTTCCACCCAGTTTCTCCTTGTAAATcaaaaatatctccaccatGATTGTCACTATCTCTTTAATCTTCGCTTGTCATGAGATTTTGTTATTAGAAAGATCAatcaaattcatattttaaatcaatGAAGAAAAACACTACTGTGACGTGTGGGATGTTTCTATTTTCTGGAATTTTACTGCATTCTAAAggggtgtttatttgtgctgattATAACTGttgtgaaagaaaataacattttatttctctgagtTAGTGACTTTCTGACTACCTGCACTCCCTCGTCTCAgtcattctctctctcaaattCATCAAAgatataaagtataaaagtcAATATACTAAAATAACATTGTAATTATAGAGACACCCACCTCTTTTTGCCACCACAGATAATCACAATGAAAATCAGGTCGAGACTGAACTGTACACATTACTGTTATTAATCTAATTAAAGTATacactttaaaattaaaatggcAAATGGTAGATTAAAGCAGTTCTTAAATATCTCATGGCATGTCCCTTTCAGAAGCTGAAAAAAGTTCATTTCCCCCAGCCTgcaatttaaatcaaattatataaaaatggaTCCAAGTTTAATTTTAGAGAAATCAAAGGTCGTGTCAGCAGGAACTAGATAAGATACTCTTAGACACTGGGTTTATAGCCTCAGTGCCCTAAAAAATCAATGTAAACATGATCATTTAATATagaataattaattaagaaaataaatagcaCATTAACATGAATTGTGACAGGAGTGTAAATTATTACTGTCAAATACAAAAGTTAAACCAACCTTTAAGTTTCCTCTATGTGTAGTAACAAGGaaaaaacatattaacagaTAATAATTCACTAATTCTCCCAATGTATGAAAAACTCAAAGTAAAATCAGGATATGTCGTTTGAGTTCATCCAGATAATGAGGATGGTAATAAAACTGACAGATATGAAGACAATGTAGAGACCGAACAGCAGGCGGTCTATGACGAAACCCACTTGGATCCACTCCTCTGAACTCAGGTTTCCACCAAGCTGCTTCTTTAGCTGATGGTGAATGATCTGGAGGTCATTGCCCAGGCTCCTCAGCTCCTGCAAGGCCTTGTCTTCATCAAACAGTCCCTTCTGTTTTGGAGCCACACTGTCCTCTGCCACCACAGAGGAGActttcatttctatttcaaaGAAAGTGAGGGAGGAAGTCATAGCAGCTTTAAAGGTTTCTGCTAACTTGTTCACAGATTTCTCTGCAGCTCATAATGCACGACTGCATGAATAGCTTTATCTGTATAAAACCACACTGAGGTTAGTCATCTTACCTTGTGCAGCAGGATTTTGGAAGACTGTCTCCTCTAGATCTCTAGGCTTTGGAGGAAGTTGTACCAGGCGGCCCAGGATGTGAAGAACAAAGACTTGGATCCAGTGAGGGACTGGAGGGTAGTGTGCAGAGCCACACAGTAGGTTGGTGATGAGGATAGTTTCTAGTAGACTAGTCACCATCATAGCCATGCACAGAGACAGGAACACATCTagaataatagtaatagtacaagCCTTTTTAAATCCTAGTAGTATAATCCTACTTTGAAGTTGATATAATGAACATACCCTTTTGCACATCAGATATGGAGTAATATTaacaatcattttaatttatgtttctgtCCTGATGAATATAAGTGCAAGTGTATTCACGGCTCTTAGCTCTGCTTTGACATCTAAGGGAAATATTAAAAGGCCACTCTTTCAGCTGGATCCATGCTCAAATTaagttaaaaatgtatataataatgtatttaatatattaacagGAGCTGGTCCAGAGagcacaaaaataacaataggttaaactaaaactatatttaaaaaaaaaaacagttttgatggAATAAtattaagtaataataattcacTTTCCTTTTCACTTGCATTTCACATTAAGTTGGAAGGAAtagaagacattttaaacagaCTCATGAGCGGTATGGTATCTCCAGTGATAGGCAGCAAGTCGTTCATGATGAGCAGGAAGACTGTGTAGCCCAGGATGAGGGTCATCTTGAACAATGATCGGTCAACACTCCTGGGAGGCAGCAGGAAACTTAAGAGGTCTACTGTGATGAGGAAACAGCTGGGGATCAGGAGGTTCACAACATACAGGGTGGACCGGCGCTTCACTGTGACCTGCAGCAGTGTCAACAGATATACAGCAGCTGGTAAACCTTATTTCATTGGTGCTGGTGATGTAATTCTACCGTTTTTTTGCACTAAAATGAAGAAGTTCCTGATATGAAGACTGaatattttttagttttacaaGTATGAAATGGATCTAAGCTATTTTGTGGTGGAAAGACCTGTACATTATTATATACAATTACATAATATTGGACTGTAAAGGTTTATAGTCTAAAGTATTTACTTACAAAAAAACGAATCTCTTCATAAATTTCTCCATCCCCAGCTGGTGGTTCGTATTTCTTCACTTTGAGTCCAACTAGTTCCCACTCACCCATAGTTGTCATCACTTCTTTagagtttttaaatatttcctctACAGATAATGTCTGGTTAAGCTGCAAAGAAGCctctgaaaagaaaatataatatagtCAAAGCTTTTGTGAGAtataatcaattaataattgcatttaaacttaaacaaaaaataataattacaaaaatgtaatgtatatacagagtattgttttttgtttcattaagtTACATTCTACTTACGACGGAGTAAATAGGAGTTGAAGCTTAAACTGCAGTTCTGGATGTCAAATGGAAATGTGTAGATGTCGAGCCTGCAGGAGCTAACCACTTTGACAGGCTGTTGATCAAGCACATATCCATCAGAATACACATAACTGTATGGGACAAATGGAGCTGAATTCTTCTCCATACTGCAGGATGAGAAAAGACATAAAACCCATAAATATGATTGTTGATATCCTTTCTGTGTTATAATATGAATGGGTattaaatctaaacatttaaataatgatcTAAAGAAGAGAGTTTATGTTTATCTACCAGCCCGTTGATAAGTCCCTGTCTTTTATGTGGGAATCAATCAAACTTACAATTCATTGATGACCATATCAGGTACCCAAAGCAGTTTCCTTGGAATTGTAATTGTTGAAGCACCACACTGGTCTGGGTCCCAACTGACAAACTCATTTTTCCATCCCTGCATTATGAATCAGACAGTTATGGCACATAATATATGTTACTAACTACATAAAGTATAAAACTTGAGTCTTTAGGTGAGACCAGCTGGTTACTTTTGGAATCGTCAAATGTCTTTTTGATAGATTACATCACATAGCTTCTAGTGTTCTGCTGCTGGGGTACAGTAGTACTGTTCTAAATTTTCAGATAGAAATGAATAATTTTATTACTTCCAGTAAACTGTGAACCTGATCTTAAAGGAAGTACAGCACTTACTAAAGTTTGCCAGATGTACGTTGTCAAGAGTTGGGCCTTTTCATCCTGAAAAAGAACCaacatttacttacatttttaATAGGTTTCTAATAGGTTGATAAAAGTAGATTACACTCTTTACACTTAGATGCAAATGGACGAATTGATTTTAGGTTGATGCAACGTCCCTTACCACTCCCAAAATGCCAAACAAGATGAAGTCAATGCCAACTGTAGTGGGGGTTGACATATTCATGACAGGTCGAATGGAGCTCAGGTTGAAGACTGGTCTGAGAGCCTCCAGCAAGGAGGGTGGGTCAGGTCGAGAGCAGTTTAGCATGACGGAATTGCTCGGAGCTATAGAAAAAAAGACgaaatgtaataacattagAATTGTTAAAGTAGACCTCACATTTGCTGCACCAATTAAGAGAAAGTAAAGGTATTTCCCAACTGTATGAATTTCAAAACTCAAAAGAACTGTATTGTAACTTCATTAATCCCCACAATGTATGTGTCCTCAAACAGCATAAGGAAGACAAAAGATGCAAGTGTGAGTCAGCATGGTTTGGAAGACTTgtcaattttttgtttttgttttttgtgtgacaGTGTCACTTATTGTGGATGGAGATTTTATATTTGCCAATGACTAAAATCCTCAGAAGACCTTAATTGCAAAAATCTTTTATAGGCTTTTATAGGCCCTTTTATAAAGAATGAATGTTTCTACTGCTCATACTGTTCTCATTACAACAGTATGACGTATGGGTTATTCCCCCAGAAAAGAGAGTCTGCCCATAAACACTTGCCATATATTACAGGAGGACAACTCAACCCCCCATAAACCTTTACCCTTTTAACACATGTTAAAATATGTTATCATGCTGCCAAGAATTCGAAACAACAGACACTTGACATGATACTCTATTTTTCATAAAAATCTTTGGATTTAAATTAGAGAGACATTAGATCACTTCTACTGAGTAATGCCATTCACTAAATGTCTATAAATATACACAGTGGCCTCAGTTTCATACTCATTTACTATATGTCAGAGGAGCTGTCTTCTACTTACCATACATCAgcacagagatgaagatgaacagAACCTTAGAAGGCTTGACTTTCAGCGGGTAGCACTAAAaaccagtggtggaagaagtattcagatccttgacttcagtaaaagtactaataccacactgcAAAAATACTCCACTAGAAGTTAAATGTCCTGCATTcaacttaagtaaaagtatgtaaatATTATCATCAAAATGTAATGTGTATCAAAAATATAAGTATTCATTCTGCAAAAGAAAATctccctgtcagtgttttactatAATATATGATGGATTTTTACTGTTATGTTAATGTGAATCCTGGATTTCGCTGTTGTAGTTGTTAAAGGCTGTGCTTATTTGAACTACTTCACATACTTTTTGGTAGTTTAAACTTTACCAAATCCTCATATTTTATAAGATGATATGTTTGTAGCATCACCAAGGAAAAAGCCTTATTTTCCGCTCAGTGGCAATGCATTTTCCAGCTAATCCAAAGAAGGTTTTAAATAGTTAATTAAGTTTAATAAGTAGGAAAATTTTCTCAACCCATGAAGGAAAATTTAATCATTCAGTTTATCAGAAATTAATTTGGAGATACAAGTTTTCACCGGACAGGAAGGATATGAAAAATTGTAACTGAAgatgtcagacaaatgtagtggaatcaaatgtacagtatttgccTCTCAGATTTATCCAAGTAAAAGTATCCCTAATTTTTATGATAATACAGATAGTAGATAGACAGATAGTACAGTACTAGAGCAAATTGTTAGTTTGAGTGATGCACATATAGACCTGCCCTAACCACCAGCACATCACTTACAGTGCATCATGTCTGTGGCAAATATAGACATGACATTTAAGAGCTACATTTTGAAGTGAGTTCATATAGAATGTGAAATGCCTAAAAAGCACATCAATCCCACAGTCTGTCCCAACAACAGGAAATCATTATATCCAgatataaaatgtgtatttttcaaTTCAAGTctcaaaatggaaaatgtgattGTTCAAGGTTTCCAATATTAATGTAATAACCTAAAGGAATTTTGcttacatttaaatgtgatcAGCAGAAAGAGATACTGTTCAGAGAAATGATTTGACTCTCCTGCTTACATTCTTGTGAGTTCTTCATATTCATACAGAAAATCCGAGATTTACTTTAAAACTAACTACATGCAGTATTAGTTTTCAAGGTAAAAGGGGAGgtactgaaatattttttaagcaTACCAGTTGGCATAATATGTTATTGCAAGTGAGTACACacaatataatttataatttggATTCAAGATACACTATATTGTGTGGAGATATATGTTGGGCTACTGTCCCTTAAATGGCTAAGTCCATTTATGGGATGGCCATGTAGTGTACCCTTTTTTGTACtttgttctctttctgtgtgactgcaaaaatgtttttttgatgatttttaaaaCTGGTATTTAGGTTTGTTTAGAGATTCGGTTTATGTAATATGAATCTATAAGTTTATTACATTCTTAAGGCTAAAATACACTTCCAtggttaaatgtgtttaatacaCGCCATCAGAACTTGCATAATTAAACATGCAGATAGTTTAAATAAGTTATTCTTATTCTATGCTTCTTTATCAACTCAGtatctttcagtttttgttatGTGCTTATT
Above is a window of Larimichthys crocea isolate SSNF chromosome XVII, L_crocea_2.0, whole genome shotgun sequence DNA encoding:
- the LOC104938925 gene encoding 5-hydroxytryptamine receptor 3E-like, translated to MLNCSRPDPPSLLEALRPVFNLSSIRPVMNMSTPTTVGIDFILFGILGVGWKNEFVSWDPDQCGASTITIPRKLLWVPDMVINEFMEKNSAPFVPYSYVYSDGYVLDQQPVKVVSSCRLDIYTFPFDIQNCSLSFNSYLLRQASLQLNQTLSVEEIFKNSKEVMTTMGEWELVGLKVKKYEPPAGDGEIYEEIRFFVTVKRRSTLYVVNLLIPSCFLITVDLLSFLLPPRSVDRSLFKMTLILGYTVFLLIMNDLLPITGDTIPLMNVFLSLCMAMMVTSLLETILITNLLCGSAHYPPVPHWIQVFVLHILGRLVQLPPKPRDLEETVFQNPAAQEMKVSSVVAEDSVAPKQKGLFDEDKALQELRSLGNDLQIIHHQLKKQLGGNLSSEEWIQVGFVIDRLLFGLYIVFISVSFITILIIWMNSNDIS